From Glycine max cultivar Williams 82 chromosome 11, Glycine_max_v4.0, whole genome shotgun sequence, the proteins below share one genomic window:
- the LOC100775621 gene encoding uncharacterized protein isoform X1, giving the protein MATLSFGIATTCLSAAADYRRRSNWKWSRPRIVCVGWDPEGVLGPPQTGHLARFEFKRRLERDADAREAFQRQVREEKERRQSLRQSRPLPDTPQDLIEYFLDTEAQEIEFEIARMRPRFLLFFLFFNLAQSVSLVSSNSLCRLNEEFFAQLKFELGQLRFAVNKTQLMEDRQIELEALEKAILEGLEAYDKMQGELVKARASLTKILTSKDAKATLLEMVEKNEINRSLLALLDENIASAQKGNQKQAAEYMEKLRGAVLRYITV; this is encoded by the exons ATGGCCACGCTTAGCTTCGGCATCGCCACGACATGTCTGAGTGCTGCCGCTGATTATCGTAGAAGAAGCAACTGGAAATGGAGCAGACCCAGAATTGTGTGTGTTGGATGG GACCCGGAAGGCGTGCTTGGTCCACCCCAAACTGGGCACCTCGCCAGGTTCGAGTTTAAGAGGCGCCTCGAGAGAGACGCAGATGCCCGCGAAGCCTTCCAACGTCAAGTCCGTGAAGAGAAAGAACGCCGTCAATCCCTTCGACAA TCTCGTCCTCTTCCCGATACTCCGCAAGACCTCATTGAATACTTCCTTGACACTGAAGCTCAGGAGATTGAGTTTGAGATTGCAAGAATGAGACCAAGGTTCctacttttcttccttttttttaatttagctcAATCAGTTTCGCTTGTCTCATCGAATTCACTCTGCAGATTGAATGAGGAATTCTTTGCGCAACTCAAATTCGAGTTAGGACAGCTTCGATTCGCTGTTAACAAAACACAG CTCATGGAGGACAGACAGATTGAGCTGGAGGCTCTAGAGAAAGCCATACTAGAAGGATTAG AAGCCTATGATAAGATGCAAGGTGAACTCGTAAAAGCCAGGGCAAGCCTAACCAAAATCTTGACATCAAAGGATGCCAAAGCAACT TTGCTGGAGATGgttgaaaagaatgaaattaatagatCTTTATTGGCACTTCTAGATGAAAACATAGCAAGTGCACAAAAGGGCAACCAG AAACAGGCTGCAGAATATATGGAGAAGCTCCGCGGGGCTGTTCTTCGGTACATTACAGTTTAG
- the LOC100816776 gene encoding hsp70-Hsp90 organizing protein 3 yields the protein MADEAKAKGNAAFSSGDYPAAIHHFSDAIALAPTNHVLYSNRSAAYASLQNYTDALADAKKTVELKPDWSKGYSRLGAAHLGLSQYGDAVSAYEKGLKIDPNNEPLKSGLADAQKALAAASRPRSSAANPFGDAFSGPEMWARLTADPTTRAYLQQPDFVKMMQDIQRDPNNLNLHLKDQRIMQALGVLLNVKIQTPPTGADTDMPDSPSPSAAASERKRAAEAEPAKQPESEPEPEPESMELTGEEKGAKQRKAEALKEKDAGNAAYKKKDFDTAIQHYTKALELDDEDISYLTNRAAVYLEMGKYEECIKDCDKAVERGRELRSDFKMIARALTRKGNALVKLAKCSKDYEPAIETYQKALTEHRNPDTLKKLNEAEKAKKELEQQEYFDPKLADEEREKGNEFFKQQKYPEAVKHYTESIRRNPKDPRAYSNRAACYTKLGAMPEGLKDAEKCIELDPTFVKGYTRKGAVQYFMKEYEKSLETYREGLKYDSNNQELLEGIRTCIQQINKASRGDLSPEELKERQAKAMQDPEIQNILQDPVMRQVLIDFQENPKAAQEHTKNPMVMNKIQKLVSAGIVQMK from the exons ATGGCCGACGAAGCCAAAGCCAAAGGCAACGCAGCCTTCTCCTCCGGCGACTACCCCGCCGCAATTCACCACTTCTCCgacgccatcgccttggccccCACCAACCACGTCCTCTATTCCAATCGATCCGCCGCATACGCTTCTCTCCAAAACTACACCGATGCCTTAGCCGATGCTAAGAAGACCGTTGAACTCAAGCCCGACTGGTCCAAGGGCTACAGCCGTCTCGGCGCTGCGCATCTTGGCCTTTCCCAATACGGCGACGCCGTTTCCGCTTACGAAAAGGGACTCAAAATCGACCCTAATAACGAGCCCCTCAAGTCGGGTTTGGCCGATGCGCAGAAGGCCCTGGCCGCGGCCTCTAGGCCCCGCTCCTCGGCTGCTAATCCTTTTGGTGACGCTTTCTCTGGGCCTGAGATGTGGGCCCGTCTCACGGCGGACCCCACCACTAGGGCTTACCTTCAACAGCCAGATTTCGTGAAGATGATGCAGGATATCCAGAGAGATCCTAACAACCTCAACTTGCACTTGAAGGACCAGAGAATCATGCAGGCCCTAGGGGTTTTGCTCAACGTCAAGATTCAAACACCTCCCACGGGGGCTGACACCGATATGCCGGATTCTCCGTCGCCCTCTGCGGCCGCGTCTGAGAGGAAGAGAGCTGCGGAAGCTGAGCCTGCAAAGCAGCCCGAGTCTGAACCCGAGCCCGAGCCCGAGTCCATGGAATTGACTGGGGAGGAGAAGGGCGCGAAGCAGAGAAAGGCCGAGGCTCTGAAGGAAAAGGATGCGGGAAATGCAGCTTATAAGAAGAAGGATTTTGATACCGCGATTCAACATTACACAAAGGCTTTGGAGTTGGATGATGAGGATATTTCGTATCTCACTAACCGCGCTGCTGTCTACTTGGAAATGGGAAAG taTGAGGAATGCATAAAAGATTGTGACAAGGCTGTTGAAAGAGGAAGAGAACTAAGATCAGATTTTAAGATGATAGCAAGAGCTTTGACAAGGAAAGGAAATGCCTTGGTGAAATTGGCGAAGTGCTCAAAGGATTATGAGCCTGCCATTGAGACATACCAGAAAGCACTCACCGAGCACCGCAACCCTGACACTTTAAAGAAACTTAATGAAGCCGAAAAGGCAAAGAAAGAACTAGAACAACAGGAATATTTTGATCCAAAGTTGGCTgatgaggagagagaaaaag GAAACGAATTCTTCAAGCAGCAGAAGTATCCTGAGGCTGTGAAGCATTACACAGAGTCTATACGAAGAAATCCAAAAGATCCTAGG GCTTATAGTAACAGAGCAGCATGCTACACTAAACTGGGGGCAATGCCTGAAGGTTTAAAGGATGCAGAGAAGTGTATTGAACTTGATCCAACCTTCGTAAAGGGTTATACCAGGAAAGGTGCAGTCCAGTATTTCATGAAGGAATACGAGAAGTCTTTGGAGACATATAGGGAGGGGTTGAAATATGACTCTAACAACCAGGAGTTGCTTGAAGGCATTAGAAC ATGCATACAACAAATTAACAAGGCTAGCCGTGGAGACTTAAGTCCTGAGGAATTGAAGGAGAGACAG GCCAAGGCAATGCAGGATCCCGAAATTCAAAACATCCTTCAAGACCCTGTTATGAGACAG GTATTGATTGATTTCCAAGAAAATCCCAAGGCTGCACAGGAACACACGAAGAATCCAATGGTGATGAACAAGATCCAAAAGCTGGTCAGTGCTGGAATTGTCCAAATGAAGTAA
- the LOC100775621 gene encoding uncharacterized protein isoform X2 has translation MATLSFGIATTCLSAAADYRRRSNWKWSRPRIVCVGWDPEGVLGPPQTGHLARFEFKRRLERDADAREAFQRQVREEKERRQSLRQSRPLPDTPQDLIEYFLDTEAQEIEFEIARMRPRLNEEFFAQLKFELGQLRFAVNKTQLMEDRQIELEALEKAILEGLEAYDKMQGELVKARASLTKILTSKDAKATLLEMVEKNEINRSLLALLDENIASAQKGNQKQAAEYMEKLRGAVLRYITV, from the exons ATGGCCACGCTTAGCTTCGGCATCGCCACGACATGTCTGAGTGCTGCCGCTGATTATCGTAGAAGAAGCAACTGGAAATGGAGCAGACCCAGAATTGTGTGTGTTGGATGG GACCCGGAAGGCGTGCTTGGTCCACCCCAAACTGGGCACCTCGCCAGGTTCGAGTTTAAGAGGCGCCTCGAGAGAGACGCAGATGCCCGCGAAGCCTTCCAACGTCAAGTCCGTGAAGAGAAAGAACGCCGTCAATCCCTTCGACAA TCTCGTCCTCTTCCCGATACTCCGCAAGACCTCATTGAATACTTCCTTGACACTGAAGCTCAGGAGATTGAGTTTGAGATTGCAAGAATGAGACCAAG ATTGAATGAGGAATTCTTTGCGCAACTCAAATTCGAGTTAGGACAGCTTCGATTCGCTGTTAACAAAACACAG CTCATGGAGGACAGACAGATTGAGCTGGAGGCTCTAGAGAAAGCCATACTAGAAGGATTAG AAGCCTATGATAAGATGCAAGGTGAACTCGTAAAAGCCAGGGCAAGCCTAACCAAAATCTTGACATCAAAGGATGCCAAAGCAACT TTGCTGGAGATGgttgaaaagaatgaaattaatagatCTTTATTGGCACTTCTAGATGAAAACATAGCAAGTGCACAAAAGGGCAACCAG AAACAGGCTGCAGAATATATGGAGAAGCTCCGCGGGGCTGTTCTTCGGTACATTACAGTTTAG